Proteins encoded by one window of Clostridium cagae:
- a CDS encoding TIGR02530 family flagellar biosynthesis protein, whose translation MSYRIINGQVYPIGNFEPIKNTNPQSTIKTEEKNSFKDVLNNVINKNQGFIVSKHAAERLNEINFTDKDMQEIEKGFQIAKDKNSKNSVILYKDTALIASIENRTLITAVEKERAKDNIFTNIDSVVIL comes from the coding sequence TTGAGTTACAGAATAATTAATGGTCAAGTGTATCCAATAGGTAACTTTGAACCTATTAAAAATACCAATCCACAATCCACAATAAAGACAGAAGAAAAAAACAGTTTTAAAGATGTATTAAATAATGTTATCAATAAGAATCAAGGTTTTATTGTATCAAAGCATGCAGCTGAAAGACTAAATGAAATTAACTTTACAGATAAAGATATGCAAGAAATTGAAAAAGGATTCCAAATCGCAAAAGACAAAAACTCAAAGAATTCTGTTATTTTGTACAAAGATACTGCACTAATAGCAAGTATTGAAAATAGAACATTAATAACAGCCGTTGAGAAAGAGAGAGCAAAAGATAATATATTTACCAATATAGATAGTGTGGTAATTTTATAG
- a CDS encoding flagellar biosynthetic protein FliO, which produces MEFSFFKMILNLIMSLLVVFSLMFLTFKILGSKVKAVNDNKYVKVIDRTQITKENSIVVIKVGNKGYLLANTQTGMEKLEDLSEEEINKIEEDKRNNMYVINESYMKKSENIKKKVLNIFKNLHIKGR; this is translated from the coding sequence ATGGAATTTAGTTTTTTTAAGATGATTCTAAATTTAATTATGTCGTTATTGGTTGTCTTTTCACTTATGTTTTTAACATTTAAGATATTAGGAAGTAAAGTAAAAGCAGTTAATGATAATAAATATGTAAAAGTTATAGATAGAACTCAAATAACGAAGGAAAATTCTATAGTAGTGATCAAAGTAGGTAACAAGGGATATTTACTTGCAAATACACAAACAGGTATGGAAAAATTAGAAGATTTATCTGAAGAAGAAATTAATAAGATTGAAGAAGATAAAAGAAATAATATGTATGTTATAAATGAGTCATATATGAAGAAATCTGAAAATATAAAGAAAAAGGTTTTAAATATATTTAAGAATTTACACATCAAAGGAAGATAA
- a CDS encoding flagellar basal body-associated FliL family protein codes for MADKDKSKDKELKGKSGNMKTIIIFVVALLLVGGGVFGTTYIFMQKNAKIVVQESAIDITYVDMGEITANLADEGGKRYFKGQISIGYDKTDKDAETELKEKKVVVRDSIIFYLKSLKIDYINDTNNEKEIKVQLMDKINKQLTKSKIVDVRFDSIITQ; via the coding sequence ATGGCTGATAAGGATAAAAGTAAGGATAAGGAATTAAAAGGTAAATCAGGCAATATGAAAACTATTATAATATTTGTGGTAGCTTTACTACTTGTTGGTGGAGGAGTTTTTGGGACAACTTATATATTCATGCAAAAAAATGCTAAAATAGTTGTTCAAGAAAGCGCAATTGATATAACTTATGTAGATATGGGAGAAATCACTGCAAATTTAGCTGATGAAGGTGGAAAGAGGTACTTTAAGGGTCAAATATCAATAGGGTATGATAAGACAGATAAAGATGCAGAAACTGAACTAAAAGAAAAAAAGGTTGTAGTAAGGGACTCAATAATATTTTATCTAAAGTCTTTAAAGATTGATTATATTAATGATACTAATAATGAAAAAGAAATAAAAGTCCAACTTATGGATAAAATAAATAAGCAATTAACAAAGAGTAAAATAGTAGATGTTAGATTTGATAGCATAATAACTCAATAG
- a CDS encoding flagellar hook-basal body complex protein yields the protein MLRSMYSGISGMKANQVKLDVIGNNIANVSTTGFKSSSARFTDMLYQNMSSATAPTGQKGGTNAKQVGLGAQLASINKVMGQGNALSTGRSLDVCIDGDGYLIVGSGNTSYGGADGTEGGNPIDGNQGLGSGGNMDILYTRDGNLTLDHEGNLITADGYRVMGYYLTGTDADGNVINSVGVDADGNPIANFVDADGKPKAIGAEDGNVKLQPLVIPDKVVTGKTDDGKDITQPVKSFSIGKDGVITAVLGDGSRTALGQVAMASFKNPEGLTSVGGNLLQSSPNSGEVIIKTPTGGIGPDDNNIDNSKGFGDFIQGALEASNVDLTEQFTDMITATRAFQASSKMISTADEILQTITGLMR from the coding sequence ATGTTAAGATCGATGTACTCAGGAATAAGTGGGATGAAAGCCAACCAAGTTAAATTAGATGTTATAGGTAATAATATAGCCAACGTAAGTACAACAGGATTTAAATCATCAAGTGCAAGATTTACAGATATGCTTTATCAAAATATGTCTTCAGCAACAGCGCCAACTGGGCAAAAAGGTGGTACAAATGCTAAACAAGTAGGTCTTGGAGCACAACTTGCAAGTATAAATAAAGTTATGGGACAAGGCAATGCACTATCAACAGGAAGAAGTTTAGATGTATGTATAGATGGTGATGGATACTTAATAGTTGGAAGTGGTAATACTTCATATGGTGGAGCTGATGGAACAGAAGGTGGTAATCCTATAGATGGTAATCAAGGATTAGGATCAGGTGGGAATATGGATATATTATATACTAGAGATGGTAATTTAACTTTAGACCATGAAGGAAATTTAATAACAGCAGATGGTTACAGGGTTATGGGATATTATCTTACAGGAACTGATGCTGATGGTAATGTGATAAATAGTGTTGGTGTAGATGCAGATGGAAATCCCATAGCAAATTTTGTAGATGCTGATGGAAAACCAAAGGCTATAGGAGCCGAAGATGGAAATGTTAAATTACAACCATTAGTTATACCTGACAAAGTTGTAACTGGAAAAACTGATGATGGTAAAGATATAACACAACCTGTAAAAAGCTTTAGCATAGGTAAGGATGGAGTAATTACAGCAGTTCTTGGTGATGGTAGTAGAACTGCACTTGGACAAGTAGCTATGGCTAGTTTTAAAAATCCAGAAGGATTAACTAGTGTAGGTGGAAATCTATTACAGTCTTCACCAAACTCAGGGGAAGTAATAATAAAAACACCAACTGGTGGAATTGGTCCAGATGATAATAATATAGACAACAGCAAAGGGTTTGGAGATTTTATTCAAGGAGCACTTGAAGCATCAAATGTAGATTTAACAGAACAATTTACAGATATGATAACAGCAACAAGAGCTTTCCAAGCTTCATCAAAAATGATTTCAACAGCTGATGAAATTCTTCAAACAATTACAGGATTGATGAGATAA
- a CDS encoding flagellar hook assembly protein FlgD, which produces MTYSMSDVNAALGKTDAKNAANSKTNSTQGKMTTDRGTPISKSGQEFDKNSFLKLLSAQLANLDPTSDQDSTAYVTQMAQFAAMEQMYNLNDTMSTFAHQQLVGKGVTMNVVNADGEYYTGVVRGVSKDNYGTYVSVEVYENGKNVYKVFDVKNIETILDIPEQNGNMLINSDFLAASSLKNQKVVISTYDKDGKNIITKGTVKSAFIDMGVVKIRVETDKLDEDGKPIIEDHEYSNIIKAGDLTEEDMDVKPEEPEEPEEPEEPEEPEEENTDKVDSKNLKEEKKESEILRMVDNKDKAGYKENYANELEKLHRIMGK; this is translated from the coding sequence ATGACTTATTCTATGAGTGATGTAAATGCAGCTCTCGGTAAAACTGATGCTAAGAATGCAGCAAATAGTAAAACTAATTCTACTCAAGGAAAAATGACAACTGATAGAGGAACACCAATATCTAAATCAGGTCAAGAATTTGATAAAAATTCATTTTTAAAGCTTTTATCAGCTCAGTTAGCTAATTTAGATCCAACGTCCGATCAAGATTCAACTGCATATGTTACTCAAATGGCACAATTTGCAGCTATGGAACAAATGTACAACTTAAACGATACAATGAGTACATTTGCACACCAACAATTAGTTGGAAAAGGTGTAACAATGAATGTTGTAAATGCTGATGGTGAATATTATACAGGGGTTGTGAGAGGCGTATCTAAAGATAATTATGGTACCTATGTTTCTGTAGAAGTCTATGAAAATGGTAAAAACGTATATAAAGTATTTGATGTAAAAAATATAGAAACTATATTAGATATACCAGAACAAAATGGTAATATGTTAATTAATTCAGACTTCCTAGCAGCTTCATCATTAAAGAACCAAAAAGTAGTTATTTCTACTTATGATAAAGATGGCAAAAACATTATAACAAAGGGAACTGTAAAAAGTGCTTTTATAGATATGGGTGTTGTTAAAATAAGAGTTGAGACTGACAAACTGGATGAAGATGGAAAACCAATTATAGAAGATCATGAGTATTCAAATATAATAAAAGCAGGGGATTTAACAGAAGAAGATATGGATGTTAAGCCAGAAGAGCCAGAAGAACCAGAAGAACCAGAAGAACCAGAAGAACCAGAAGAAGAAAACACTGATAAGGTGGATTCGAAAAATCTAAAAGAAGAAAAAAAAGAAAGTGAAATTTTAAGGATGGTAGATAATAAGGATAAGGCAGGATACAAGGAAAACTATGCTAATGAATTAGAAAAATTACATCGAATAATGGGTAAGTAA
- a CDS encoding flagellar FlbD family protein, whose amino-acid sequence MIELTGMNNKSFILNDDHIEKIEEVPETLITLSNGKKYIVIESVDEIKFKILKYKKEIFMQGR is encoded by the coding sequence ATGATTGAATTAACGGGAATGAATAATAAATCATTTATATTAAATGATGATCATATTGAAAAAATAGAAGAAGTTCCAGAGACTTTAATAACACTAAGTAATGGAAAAAAATACATAGTTATTGAAAGTGTAGATGAAATTAAATTTAAAATTCTAAAATATAAAAAAGAAATTTTTATGCAGGGAAGATAG
- a CDS encoding motility protein A, protein MKKTDIMTAAGLIMGLGLMIYGMASGGSGASNLKLFWDVSSIAITFGGSIAAVMIVYPLDEIKKAGILFLQSFKEPKSSTMETISQFTELSRKARRDGLLSLEDTISQLEDKFLKKGLQMVVDGIEPESIKEILELDISEMEVRHKSGSGIFSAWGAFAPGFGMLGTLIGLIQMLANLTDSSTIASGMGKALITTFYGSLIANIFASPIAQNLNNKSQKEVAIKEMMLEGILSIQSGVNPRIVEDKLISYLSPQERIVYTQNNSENNEGVA, encoded by the coding sequence ATGAAAAAAACTGATATAATGACTGCTGCTGGATTAATAATGGGTTTAGGATTAATGATTTATGGGATGGCAAGTGGAGGCTCAGGTGCAAGTAACTTAAAGCTTTTTTGGGATGTATCTTCAATAGCTATAACATTCGGGGGATCTATTGCAGCAGTAATGATTGTATATCCGCTAGATGAAATAAAAAAAGCAGGAATATTATTTCTTCAATCATTTAAAGAACCAAAGTCGTCTACAATGGAAACAATAAGTCAGTTTACAGAACTTTCAAGAAAAGCTAGAAGAGACGGGTTATTATCTTTAGAAGATACAATATCTCAATTAGAAGATAAATTTTTAAAAAAAGGCTTACAAATGGTTGTTGATGGAATAGAACCTGAATCTATAAAAGAAATATTAGAATTAGATATATCAGAAATGGAGGTAAGACATAAATCAGGATCAGGAATTTTTTCAGCTTGGGGAGCATTTGCACCAGGATTTGGTATGTTAGGTACACTTATAGGATTGATACAAATGCTTGCAAATTTAACTGATTCTAGTACAATAGCATCAGGAATGGGGAAGGCTCTTATAACAACATTTTATGGTTCGCTTATAGCTAATATTTTTGCATCACCAATAGCACAAAATTTAAATAATAAAAGTCAAAAAGAAGTTGCTATAAAAGAAATGATGCTTGAAGGCATACTTTCGATTCAATCAGGAGTAAATCCTAGAATTGTTGAGGATAAATTAATATCTTATTTATCACCACAAGAAAGAATAGTTTATACTCAAAATAATTCAGAAAACAATGAAGGGGTTGCATAG
- a CDS encoding flagellar motor protein MotB, whose amino-acid sequence MARKKKSDDGGGLRGDEWLATYSDCVTLLLTFFILLYSMSTVDAQKVQSISQAFVSVMTGQSGDTFLKYNQYDGKVPIIGGESDTEGVIDAESLGKESMYKDVKDYVEKNNLSGAMDIVQDERGVILELKDSVLFESGQADLIPGSKEVLDKVDTLISALPNSVIVEGHTDNVPISNYKYASNWELSTQRAVNVVKYFVETKSNDPMKFSAAGYGEYRPIVYNNSEENKAKNRRVNILIINEKDNEE is encoded by the coding sequence ATGGCTAGGAAAAAAAAGTCGGATGATGGTGGTGGCTTAAGAGGAGATGAGTGGCTAGCAACTTATTCGGATTGTGTTACATTACTTTTAACCTTTTTCATTTTACTTTATTCTATGTCAACTGTTGATGCACAAAAAGTACAATCAATATCACAGGCTTTTGTATCAGTTATGACAGGCCAGTCAGGTGACACGTTTCTTAAGTATAACCAATATGATGGAAAGGTCCCTATAATTGGAGGAGAATCAGATACTGAAGGTGTAATTGATGCAGAATCTTTAGGAAAAGAAAGTATGTACAAAGATGTAAAAGATTATGTTGAAAAAAATAATTTATCTGGAGCTATGGATATTGTTCAAGACGAACGTGGAGTTATTCTAGAATTAAAAGATAGTGTTTTATTTGAATCAGGTCAAGCAGATTTAATTCCTGGAAGTAAGGAAGTTCTAGATAAAGTTGATACATTAATTTCAGCATTACCAAATTCAGTTATAGTAGAAGGTCACACTGATAATGTACCTATAAGCAATTATAAGTATGCAAGTAACTGGGAACTATCAACTCAAAGAGCAGTTAATGTAGTTAAATATTTTGTTGAGACAAAAAGTAATGATCCAATGAAGTTTAGTGCAGCTGGTTATGGCGAATATAGACCAATAGTTTATAATAATTCTGAAGAAAATAAAGCTAAAAATAGAAGGGTTAATATATTAATAATTAATGAAAAAGATAATGAGGAGTGA
- a CDS encoding flagellar hook-basal body complex protein, producing MLRSMYSGISGMKANQVKLDVIGNNIANVSTTGFKSSSARFSDMLYQNMSSATAPTATKGGTNAKQVGLGAQLSSINKVMGQGNALSTGRSLDVCVDGDGYIMVSKGPEVYKGGTSDGKGTIGVEKSGKLSGGSESEILYTRDGNFTLDHEGNLLTADGYRVMGYLLQDGTDGDVKSSIEWKEKDGKKTATANYVDADSKSLQAVGEGKELHTLKIPDKVLAPKRDENGDATTEFVEVPVKSFSIGKDGVITAVLGDGSRTALGQIAMATFKNPEGLTAVGGNLLQTSPNSGPEIIKTPVGKLADEYSENSKGFGDFIQGTLESSNVDLTEQFTDMITATRAFQASSKMITTGDEILQTITGLMR from the coding sequence ATGTTAAGATCAATGTATTCTGGAATAAGTGGAATGAAAGCTAATCAAGTTAAGTTAGATGTTATAGGTAATAATATAGCTAATGTAAGTACAACAGGATTTAAATCATCAAGTGCAAGATTTTCTGATATGCTTTATCAAAACATGTCATCAGCAACAGCACCAACAGCAACTAAAGGTGGTACAAATGCTAAACAAGTAGGACTTGGAGCACAACTTTCAAGCATAAATAAAGTAATGGGACAAGGTAATGCATTATCAACTGGAAGAAGTTTAGACGTATGTGTTGATGGTGATGGATATATTATGGTAAGTAAGGGACCTGAGGTTTATAAAGGTGGAACAAGTGATGGAAAAGGAACTATTGGAGTAGAAAAGTCAGGTAAGCTATCAGGTGGTAGTGAAAGTGAAATTTTATATACTAGAGATGGTAACTTTACACTTGATCATGAAGGAAATCTTTTAACAGCAGATGGATATAGAGTCATGGGTTATTTACTTCAAGATGGTACAGATGGAGATGTTAAATCAAGTATTGAATGGAAAGAGAAAGATGGCAAAAAAACTGCAACAGCTAATTATGTAGATGCTGATTCAAAATCTTTACAAGCTGTTGGTGAAGGGAAAGAACTTCATACATTAAAAATACCTGACAAGGTTTTAGCGCCTAAAAGAGATGAGAATGGAGATGCTACAACTGAATTTGTTGAAGTGCCAGTTAAGAGTTTTTCTATAGGAAAAGATGGAGTGATTACAGCAGTACTTGGAGATGGCTCAAGAACTGCACTTGGTCAAATTGCAATGGCTACTTTTAAAAATCCAGAAGGTTTAACAGCAGTAGGTGGAAATCTTTTACAAACATCACCTAATTCAGGACCGGAAATAATAAAGACTCCAGTAGGAAAATTAGCAGATGAGTATTCTGAAAATAGCAAAGGTTTTGGTGATTTTATTCAAGGAACGCTTGAATCATCAAATGTAGATTTAACAGAACAATTTACAGATATGATAACAGCAACAAGAGCTTTCCAAGCTTCATCAAAAATGATAACTACAGGTGATGAAATACTTCAAACAATAACAGGCTTAATGAGATAA
- a CDS encoding flagellar hook-length control protein FliK, with translation MKMNINSNLNLASLNAEPKKTSSKINSESSNNDKNHTTKSKDDTSFKDVLNEKSSTKVENKNIKDKVINENVNDKDVDVEEKINEIEEKIDNASKDEIIEMLNSIFNMLSSVKDENIDVKDLNSDILNSIINNLGKENNDLPKLLENLLTASESPLTNLLNSDNKDLLNKLLSKLGNKLDEDTDVSNKVKDLMSQRSSSLENKENKTSNFNTAFKNFEQNANSQMNNQNIEEEKVPTSTSDEDDFLNKLLNNNKDDSVLNKINLLSSRNEINSNNTTVPTESVTINKATMSDDLIKNVKLMITNSMKELTVKINPKDLGQVTISLIQENGIMKANIKANSKETFELLSQNLVEMKKAIGEQNIKVADVNVELYQEDTTFFKDESFGRGLAKENQKQNSNNGEASEIDSIELEDDVTEDLNSNLDFFA, from the coding sequence ATGAAAATGAATATAAATTCTAATTTAAATTTAGCATCATTAAATGCAGAACCTAAAAAGACATCATCTAAAATTAATAGTGAATCGTCTAATAATGATAAAAATCACACTACAAAAAGTAAAGATGATACAAGTTTTAAAGATGTATTAAATGAAAAATCAAGTACAAAAGTAGAAAATAAAAATATAAAAGATAAAGTTATAAATGAAAATGTTAATGACAAGGATGTTGATGTAGAAGAGAAAATTAATGAAATAGAAGAGAAAATCGATAATGCATCAAAGGATGAAATTATTGAAATGTTAAATTCAATCTTTAATATGTTATCTTCTGTGAAAGATGAAAATATTGATGTGAAAGATTTAAATTCTGATATATTGAATTCAATAATTAACAACTTAGGTAAAGAAAATAATGATTTGCCTAAACTTCTTGAAAATTTATTGACTGCTTCAGAAAGTCCATTAACTAATTTATTAAATTCTGACAATAAAGATTTATTAAATAAGTTATTGAGCAAGTTAGGAAATAAACTTGATGAAGATACAGATGTATCAAATAAAGTTAAAGATTTAATGAGCCAAAGATCAAGTTCATTAGAAAATAAGGAAAATAAAACTTCTAACTTTAATACTGCATTTAAAAATTTTGAGCAAAATGCCAATTCTCAAATGAATAATCAAAATATTGAAGAAGAAAAAGTACCTACAAGCACTTCAGATGAAGATGATTTTTTAAATAAGCTTTTAAACAATAATAAAGATGATAGTGTATTAAATAAAATCAATTTACTTTCTTCAAGAAATGAGATTAATTCAAATAATACAACTGTTCCAACTGAGTCAGTAACAATTAACAAAGCAACTATGAGCGATGATTTAATTAAAAATGTTAAGCTTATGATTACAAACTCTATGAAGGAACTAACAGTAAAAATAAACCCAAAAGATTTAGGTCAAGTTACTATTAGTTTGATTCAAGAAAATGGAATTATGAAAGCAAACATAAAAGCAAATTCAAAAGAAACATTTGAACTTCTTTCTCAAAATTTAGTTGAAATGAAAAAAGCCATAGGTGAACAAAATATAAAAGTTGCTGATGTAAATGTAGAGTTATATCAAGAAGATACCACATTCTTTAAGGATGAAAGTTTTGGAAGAGGATTAGCTAAAGAAAATCAAAAACAAAATAGTAATAATGGAGAAGCATCTGAAATTGATTCAATTGAATTAGAAGATGATGTTACAGAAGATTTAAATAGTAATTTAGACTTTTTTGCTTAG